A part of Jiangella alba genomic DNA contains:
- a CDS encoding peptide ABC transporter substrate-binding protein: protein MVLGTVALALALGACGGDSDDAAGESANTVTVRGCNPQADFVPANSNEVCSGDILDQVFSYLVRYDAETGQPENEIASDITSDDSQTWTIALQDGWTFHDGSPVTAQSFVDAWNWAAFGDNATLNSYFFEPIQGYADVQNSVDDEGNPVEGTAAAETMSGLQVVDERTFTVTLTQPESQFPMRLGYTAFAPLPESFYDDPEAYGQHPIGTGPFEFESWEPNIDVRLTAYPDYNGDVKPSIDGAVYRIYENDDAAYNDLQADQLDIMPLLPTSALAGDTYKIDLGERFIEKPTGVFETITFAPSAKDARFDDPRIRQAISMSIDRATIVDAIFAGARIPATGWVSPVVPEAQADACGEFCTYDPEAAQALYAETDGVDGPVALTYNADSDHKAWVDAVCGNINQTLGIDCVATPEVDLATFRSKVTSRELMGIFRTGWQMDYPTLENFLVPIFATGASANDGDFTNDEFDSLVNQAAAAPDPEEGVRLYHEAESLLADFMPAVPLWHRVNIAGYSTHVENVHLTVFQTVDLLSVTTTG from the coding sequence GTGGTGCTGGGAACCGTCGCGCTCGCGCTCGCGCTGGGTGCCTGTGGCGGTGACAGTGACGATGCGGCCGGCGAGAGCGCCAACACCGTCACGGTGCGCGGCTGCAACCCGCAGGCGGACTTCGTCCCGGCCAACAGCAACGAGGTCTGCAGCGGCGACATCCTCGACCAGGTCTTCTCCTACCTCGTCCGCTACGACGCCGAGACCGGTCAGCCCGAGAACGAGATCGCGTCGGACATCACCAGCGACGACAGCCAGACCTGGACCATCGCGCTGCAGGACGGCTGGACCTTCCACGACGGCTCGCCGGTCACCGCGCAGAGCTTCGTCGACGCCTGGAACTGGGCCGCCTTCGGCGACAACGCCACGCTGAACAGCTACTTCTTCGAGCCGATCCAGGGCTACGCCGACGTTCAGAACTCCGTCGACGACGAGGGCAACCCCGTCGAGGGCACGGCGGCCGCCGAGACGATGTCCGGGCTGCAGGTGGTCGACGAGCGCACCTTCACCGTCACGCTGACCCAGCCCGAGTCGCAGTTCCCGATGCGCCTGGGCTACACCGCGTTCGCCCCGCTGCCCGAGTCGTTCTACGACGACCCCGAGGCGTACGGCCAGCACCCCATCGGCACCGGCCCGTTCGAGTTCGAATCCTGGGAGCCGAACATCGACGTCCGGCTCACCGCCTACCCGGACTACAACGGCGACGTGAAGCCGAGCATCGACGGCGCGGTCTACCGCATCTACGAGAACGACGACGCCGCCTACAACGACCTGCAGGCCGACCAGCTCGACATCATGCCGCTGCTGCCGACGTCCGCGCTGGCCGGCGACACCTACAAGATCGACCTCGGCGAGCGGTTCATCGAGAAGCCGACCGGTGTCTTCGAGACCATCACGTTCGCGCCGTCGGCCAAGGACGCGCGGTTCGACGACCCGCGGATCAGGCAGGCCATCTCGATGTCGATCGACCGGGCGACGATCGTCGACGCCATCTTCGCCGGCGCCCGCATCCCCGCCACCGGCTGGGTGTCGCCCGTGGTCCCGGAGGCCCAGGCCGACGCGTGCGGCGAGTTCTGCACGTACGACCCCGAGGCCGCGCAGGCCCTCTATGCCGAGACCGACGGCGTCGACGGGCCGGTGGCGCTGACCTACAACGCCGACTCCGACCACAAGGCCTGGGTCGATGCCGTCTGCGGCAACATCAACCAGACCCTGGGGATCGACTGCGTCGCGACTCCGGAGGTCGACCTCGCCACCTTCCGCAGCAAGGTCACCAGCCGGGAGCTGATGGGCATCTTCCGCACCGGCTGGCAGATGGACTACCCGACGCTGGAGAACTTCCTGGTGCCGATCTTCGCCACCGGCGCCTCCGCCAACGACGGCGACTTCACCAACGACGAGTTCGACTCGCTGGTCAACCAGGCGGCCGCGGCCCCGGACCCCGAGGAAGGCGTCCGGCTCTACCACGAGGCCGAGAGCCTGCTCGCCGACTTCATGCCGGCCGTCCCGCTGTGGCACCGGGTGAACATCGCCGGCTACTCGACCCACGTCGAGAACGTCCACCTCACCGTCTTCCAGACCGTCGACCTGCTCAGCGTCACCACCACCGGCTGA
- a CDS encoding ABC transporter permease — protein sequence MTRYVVRRLGQMVPVVIGTTFLIYALVWSLPGDPFAAKCGDRLCPPSYVARMTAEYNLDDPLPLAYLKYMGKLFTGDFGETFAGVSIADELLQRYPTTLKLTVLAILVELVIGIAAGVLAGIRRGGFLDNLVLVSTLVVVSIPVFVLGMLAQVTFGVRLGWFPVTSDGTLFSLVLPAIVLGSLSLAFVARLVRANLVENLRTDYVRTAVAKGLTRQRVIGVHTLRNSLIPVVTFVGADFGGLLGGAVVVEGIFNIPGVGNMIFRGINAHEGATVTAAVTVLVLVFLIVNLLVDLLYAVLDPRIRHA from the coding sequence ATGACTCGGTACGTCGTTCGGCGCCTCGGCCAGATGGTGCCCGTGGTCATCGGCACCACGTTCCTCATCTACGCGCTGGTCTGGTCGCTGCCGGGCGACCCGTTCGCGGCGAAGTGCGGCGACCGGCTGTGCCCACCCAGCTACGTGGCGCGGATGACCGCCGAGTACAACCTCGACGACCCGCTGCCGCTCGCGTACCTGAAGTACATGGGCAAGCTGTTCACCGGCGACTTCGGCGAGACGTTCGCCGGTGTGTCCATCGCCGACGAGCTGCTGCAGCGGTACCCGACCACGCTGAAGCTCACGGTGCTGGCCATCCTCGTCGAGCTGGTCATCGGCATCGCCGCCGGCGTGCTGGCCGGCATCCGCCGCGGCGGCTTCCTCGACAACCTGGTGCTGGTCAGCACGCTGGTCGTGGTGTCCATCCCGGTGTTCGTGCTGGGGATGCTGGCGCAGGTGACGTTCGGCGTGCGGCTGGGCTGGTTCCCGGTGACCTCCGACGGGACGTTGTTCTCACTGGTGCTGCCCGCGATCGTGCTGGGCAGCCTGTCGCTGGCGTTCGTCGCGCGGCTCGTGCGGGCGAACCTGGTCGAGAACCTGCGCACCGACTACGTCCGCACGGCCGTCGCGAAGGGCCTCACCCGGCAGCGGGTCATCGGCGTGCACACGCTACGCAACTCGCTCATCCCGGTCGTGACGTTCGTGGGCGCCGACTTCGGCGGGCTGCTCGGCGGCGCGGTCGTCGTCGAGGGGATCTTCAACATCCCGGGCGTCGGCAACATGATCTTCCGCGGCATCAACGCGCACGAGGGCGCCACCGTGACCGCCGCCGTCACCGTCCTGGTCCTGGTGTTCCTGATCGTGAACCTGCTGGTCGACCTGTTGTACGCGGTGCTCGACCCGAGGATCCGTCATGCCTAG